One region of Oryza sativa Japonica Group chromosome 5, ASM3414082v1 genomic DNA includes:
- the LOC4338416 gene encoding protein ACTIVITY OF BC1 COMPLEX KINASE 3, chloroplastic has protein sequence MAATAAAAGPASPAVSFSLPSPPLPRRADCRRGRGHGHRPRRGPPLLRAASTAAPPSSSPSSQSPGSLSIQLSPRASPPAAPTHVASLARDRAEDLQAESRAMTRAAAATVFSPELLSSRYGSRPVKVALRAAEVVSKIGAFGLKVFLDEQRGQSSSAVRRARAVELRTILTRLGPTFVKIGQGLSTRPDLCPPEYLEELSELQDSLPTFPDEEAFACIERELGFPLDSIYSTISPSPIAAASLGQVYKARLKYSGQLVAVKVQRPGIEDIIGLDFYLLRGLGYLINKYVDFISSDVVALMDEFARRVYQELNYVQEGQNARRFKKLYADKQDVLVPDIFWDYTSAKVLTMEWIEGVKLNQQAAIEKQGLKVLDLVNIGIQCSLRQLLEYGYFHADPHPGNILATPEGKLAFLDFGMMSETPEDARVAIIGHVVHMVNRDYEAMARDYYALDFLEPDVDVSPIVPALKSFFDDALNSTVSELNFKTIVDGLGAVLYQYPFNVPAYYALILRSLTVLEGLALYADPNFKVLAASYPYFAKRLLTDPNPYLRDALIELLFKDGKFRWNRLENLLVQGSQDREFAAKDALQPVLKLLLGPDGEELRVLVVKEAVRVTEAITFGTLIDSYNAAPEFLKPLISSGNPAGPFKISDTEREQMIELRDRVFRIWGLLRSSDGFDPTILQPIVQVLQEPEARVLGSRVAGGVTQRLAARLLQQLLRTPPAPGSP, from the exons atggcggccaccgccgccgccgccggccccgccTCCCCGGCGGtctccttctccctcccctcccctcccctcccgcgccgcgcggactgccgccgcgggcgcgggcaCGGGCACCGGCCCCGCCGCGGCCCgcccctcctccgcgccgcctccaccgccgcgccaccctcctcctccccgtcgtcCCAGTCTCCGGGGAGCCTCTCCATCCAGCTCTCCCCGCGCGCCTCCCCGCCCGCCGCGCCTACCCACGTGGCGTCGCTCGCCCGGGACCGCGCCGAGGACCTGCAGGCGGAGTCCCGCGCCATGacccgcgccgcggccgccaccgtcTTCAGCCCCGAGCTGCTCTCCTCCCGCTACGGCTCCCGCCCCGTCAAG GTGGCGCTgcgagcggcggaggtggtgtcCAAGATCGGCGCGTTTGGGCTGAAGGTGTTCCTGGACGAGCAGAGGGGGcagtcgtcgtcggcggtgcGGCGCGCGAGGGCGGTGGAGCTGCGGACCATACTCACCAGGCTCGGCCCGACGTTCGTCAAGATTGGGCAGGGGCTGTCCACGCGGCCCGACCTCTGCCCACCCGAGTACCTCGAGGAGCTCTCCGAGCTGCAG GATTCGCTTCCCACGTTTCCGGATGAAGAGGCATTTGCATGTATCGAGAGGGAGCTTGGCTTTCCTCTTGATTCAATCTACTCAACAATATCACCTTCCCCAATTGCTGCTGCAAGTTTAGGTCAAGTTTATAAGGCACGGTTAAAATACTCTGGGCAACTGGTAGCTGTCAAGGTGCAAAGGCCTGGTATTGAGGATATTATAGGGCTTGATTTTTATCTACTGAGGGGCCTTGGATatctaataaataaatatgtcgACTTTATATCCAGTGATGTTGTTGCTCTCATGGATGAATTTGCTCGAAGAGTTTACCAAGAGCTTAATTATGTCCAG GAAGGCCAAAATGCAAGAAGGTTTAAGAAGTTATATGCTGACAAGCAAGATGTGCTGGTCCCTGATATATTTTGGGACTACACAAGTGCAAAGGTTCTGACAATGGAGTGGATTGAGGGTGTAAAGTTAAACCAGCAAGCAGCTATTGAAAAACAAGGTTTGAAGGTTCTGGATTTGGTGAACATTGGTATTCAGTGCAGCTTAAGGCAACTATTGGAGTACGGTTACTTTCATGCTGATCCTCATCCTGGTAACATATTGGCAACACCTGAAGGGAAGCTTGCCTTTCTTGATTTTGGTATGATGAGTGAGACCCCAGAGGATGCAAGAGTAGCCATCATAGGCCATGTTGTTCACATGGTCAATAGGGACTATGAAGCGATGGCTCGTGATTATTATGCTCTCGATTTTTTGGAACCTGATGTAGATGTCTCCCCAATTGTCCCTGCTCTTAAGAGTTTCTTTGATGATGCTCTGAACTCAACAGTAAGTGAGCTAAACTTCAAAACCATAGTTGATGGCTTAGGCGCTGTTCTCTACCAGTACCCATTTAATG TACCGGCATACTACGCATTGATACTGCGATCGCTCACTGTACTGGAAGGTTTAGCACTCTATGCTGATCCCAATTTTAAGGTGCTCGCTGCCTCGTACCCTTACTTTGCGAAAAGGCTACTCACTgatcccaatccatatctcagaGATGCTTTAATTGAGCTACTATTCAAGGATGGAAAATTCAG ATGGAATAGGCTTGAAAATCTTCTTGTTCAAGGGAGCCAAGATAGAGAGTTTGCAGCAAAAGATGCTTTGCAACCAGTTCTAAAGCTTCTACTTGGTCCTGATGGGGAGGAATTGCGAGTCCTAGTTGTGAAAGAAGCGGTTCGTGTCACAGAAGCCATCACTTTTGGAACGCTGATTGATTCGTATAATGCAGCTCCAGAATTTCTTAAACCATTAATATCCAGTGGTAATCCAGCCGGACCGTTCAAGATAAGCGACACTGAAAGGGAACAAATGATTGAGCTGCGGGACAGGGTTTTCAGAATATGGGGCCTTCTGAGATCCTCGGATGGCTTTGACCCAACCATCTTGCAACCAATTGTGCAG GTGCTACAAGAGCCAGAGGCCCGCGTTCTTGGCTCCCGGGTTGCAGGAGGTGTTACGCAGCGCCTCGCGGCCCGCCTGTTGCAGCAGCTGCTGAGAACTCCACCTGCTCCAGGATCTCCTTAG